DNA from Antennarius striatus isolate MH-2024 chromosome 1, ASM4005453v1, whole genome shotgun sequence:
tatttgGCCTCACATTTGCAAAGTAGGTAGATTTATAATTCATAATCTTTACCAATTTTCAGGCTTTTAAAGTGAAGTCATCAAGAATAAAATCAAAGAAAGCTGTTGGCTTGGGGTCTGAAATACAAAAACCGTAAATGGACAATATAGTTCAACAGGCTTTCTAGCTTAATTTTTCCTGTTACATGCATTTGAGATGTATTTGTGTTCTCTGAAATGTTACATATTACACACAACCAGCTGTTTATTGGTATACCTTACTAAAACTATTATTCGAGCAACCTTGCAATATACACAGTCCTCTGTTTCTGCTTCATACGGATGTCTCCACTTTTTTAAGTGAGGCTGTGGGCTGAATAACGTATGAtgtacatgtcctgcaccgctctaacatacttctctaccactccagacttcctcatacaataccacagttcttctctgtgCACCCTGTTATAAACTCTccggatttaaaaaaaaaattttttttaatatactggtttgatccccgaagggaaattaacaacgcacactctagctaatgattcaaacgcatgcatacatatatattagtgagtacaggcccctgtatcacacacacacacacacacacacaagggggcctgtaggcatgcaggggaggtagagtggcaggcagctccttcttggtgcgcctcaaatgaggaatttgtaaaggggacggcaccttgctcaagggtgcctcggcagtgctccggaggtgagctgacacctcctactgtcagctcacctccgggtattttttttggggggggcgggaattgaaccgccgatcttaaatcataggacgatccgctctaccgcccgcccCGATGtattgtgtggctcatcagctttattcctctgtagttgccacaactctgcacatctcccttgttcttaaaaatgggcaccagcacacttctcctccattcctcaggcatcttctcactatctaagatcctgttgaacaacccagtcagaaactctactgccacctctcctagacacttccaaacctctacaggtatatcatcaggaccgactgcctttccactcttcatcctcttcaatgccctcctcacttcatcctgactaatcttttctacatcctggtccacaacagtcacctcttctagtctttcttctctctcattttccacgttcatcaactcttcaaagtactcttcccATTATCCCATCACTCTACTGGCCCccgtcaatagacttccatccctatccttaatcaccctaacctgctgcacgtccttcccatctctatctctctgtcttgctaacctgtatagatcagtctctccctccttactgtccaacctagcatacaagtcatcataagccccttgtttggcctttgctacctctaccttcaccttacgctgcatctccctgtactcctgtctactctcctcagtcctctcagtgtcccacttcttcttagctaacctctttctctctatacactcctgtacctcctcattccaccaccaagtctccttatctactttccttccagatgacacaccaagtactctcctacctgtctccctgatcacagtAGCTGTGGTTACTGGATCCTGTTAAATCCAGTAATACATTGTCAGGACAAGAAGGAAATTAGAAGGAAATAAAGTTTTGATGGTAGAAGACAATTTATGATGGAACCAtctggataaaaacacattagttGAAATGGCAATGTTTACTTTCCTCCAATTTTTTCTTGAAAGGTATAGTTGACCTACGTGATAACACTGCTGTCTCAAAACAATCAAATGATTTAGAATTCATTCATAATAGATATTAATAAATGCATaagaaaacaagttttaaacttggataaaaaatatttttattaatttttttaatgtgggaAAGGGAAAGAGCAATGCATGTATTTTTTCAGTATTAACATACGTGGTAGAATTATCTAAGTGGTGAttgattatttaaaacaatCGAACAACAAACTCCTGAACATTCAGTGACTGCTTGGTGTCCACCTTGATGCTGCTGACATCCTCTGCGTGTCGTTTCTGTCTTTGTAACACTAGAACACTGAGTCCACTCAATGTGCTTTGATGCAGATCTCCTGGATAGCCTCTTGTAGTTTCTTTACAGACTCCATCACCAGCTGGAAACTCTCATGGAAGGACTCGTTCCCTTCCTTCGCCCAGGCCCCCTGGACCTCCTTGACCCAGGTCAGGAtcccatccatctgctcctgcACCTCCCTTTGCTCTTCCAGCTCAGCCAACAGGGCCTGTCTGGCGTAGACCTCTGCTTCGTAGGCTGTCTGGAGGTCAGCAAGGGAGGACTCCAGCCTCAGCACCTCCTATTGAAGGGATAGCTTTTAATTACaagatttattaaaaatgaGTACAagtagaaccaaggcagtcacagactacaacatcccgcgacacccctgagcTCAAAATGTTAAGCGGGGTGTGATCACGTGCTGTTGGACAgatcccccccacccacctgcATGTCCTGGGGGTCCCGGGGGCTGTTCCTGTGTGTCCTGTCCTCGGGCAGCAGGACGTTTGGAGGCACAGAGAAGCAGCGGTTCACCAGCAGCGCCTCCATTCGCGACGAGAGCTGCTTGAACCGTCCTTCAAGGAGCCGCTGCAGCTTCCGGCTGCAGCCCCTGGCCTCGGCCCGGAGCGGCTCGTCCGCCCCGCCGGCCCCGCCGCGGCTCAgctgcctcacacacaccttctccaCGACGGGTAACATATCCTGCAGGCAGTCCTGGAAGGCGCTATAAACCCGCAACAAACACGTCTGCGGCGTGAAGCCAAAAAACTGTGTCTCGTAGAGTTTTAACGTTGAGGGGGGACATCTGTCCGTCTCAGCGCGGACCCCCCCGGAGACAGCCATGTCTGTGTCTGCCCGGGCTTCCCGCGCCACCTTGAACGGATGACGTGTGACGTTGTTCTTCTTCTGGTGACGTATTGGCTGCTGGTGAACAACGATAAGTGCGCGTTACCGCCATCAAGTGGTGTGATGTGTAACTGCTGGTCTTGACGGTAAAACGATGCAGTGGGTATTGTaacctccatccatcttccaccgctcatccggggtcgggtcgcgggggcagcagcttcaacggGGAGcccatctaaccttttaacattcattaaactaaaagaaccccaaaacaaaacagaaaaaaaaaaatccgttctccacaatcatctcttctacaatcatgtcttttacttttttccttatttttttcaatttataaaaCTCTCGGTCTGTAAAACCTGGTTCACCACttattgttttacttttcatataaaagctgacgctatccagaaacatattgaggtcaggaaaagattttttttacttttgtcctCGAACCTTTTGGTGTCTTGAAGgaattttttaaacttttgcgaatcatatttttctgttacgacctctttcagactgttgtcattttcgttgtcagagctacttgtatcaggaggtgtctcaggtggagtttttttttagcaattttCTGCGCTtgattcattcttgtgttagtgtttttgcttttaagaactatctttaataattccttgtctatcacaatatcctcctcctcctcgtccttctcCAGGAGAGACTCTACCACCCCGGCAGCTGTCTCTCTGGCTCCTTCGGCCTTCATCAAATCACTCTGTCCTGCGTTTATTCTGCGGCACCTGGTTGGCGGCCGGCGACTGTTTCACCATCCTGGTGGCTGTTTCTCCGGCCCCCTCAGACTCCGTCTTATTCTATGGCTCTGGGTTGATGGCCGTcgactgtttaacctttgcgctgtcacctgtgacctctgggttgatgcCCGGTGATTCCGCATGGGGTGGAGTTGGAAACTCACAAGGCTGATTGTGAAATCAGGACTGCAGTACTGGAAGACACCAGAGGGATTGTGGCCCCCAGTTATTTAACTTTTGCGTTGTCACCTCTATCCTTTGTGTTATTCTGCAGTTCCGGGTTGGCAGTCGGCGACCCAGCGGGTAAAGGAGTCAGAAACCCACAAGTCCTCGGCCCCGGACCCCAGGCCGCAGTGCCAAAAGCCACGTATTTTGACATCAATATTGCTAAACGATTGCTAATGGAGCACTTAGtggaaatctgaaaaaaattacatcatggTCTTAGAACCCTAGTTGCATTTCTGCAATACTTAACTAAAACGCTGTCATCTTATCGTTTCACAATGATGTATAACAACCACAACAGCAGAATAACAGCAAGCCAGCTGTATGTCGTTTCCACGCACAAccatttcttttgttgtttttatttgatttgttttgtagtTTGACGGATATTAAATAACAAGAGccttgttttagttttatttgtgaACATTACAATTTTAATTACAGGCCTAGGAGTccaatactgtatatccataatttacaggcaaaaaaaaaaaaaaaaagatgacgtAACGTGTGACGTAGTGTGGGACACGCCCCCGGGTCGAAGGAAAGGGACATGCGCGCGGGCTGACTTCCTCACCCGCTCAGCTCCCTCTCGGTCTGGCTGTTGATAGCGGCTTCTTCCTCCACACGTGTAGTCTTTCCTATGTGAATCTCTCTTTTGGGGCCACTTTCTCAGCTCGTCTCGCTCTATCGGAACAGGTAAATCAACCGTAGATGTCGGGATGTTTATTTCACCACTGCGCAGCCCGCTTGCTCGCTAGGGGCAGAGGTTATGGCGGAAAGTTTAGCCGGGTTCGCCTGTTAGCATGGGGATGTTAGCTAGCTGATGCGTctacttttttgttgtgttgttgctaACGCTAGCTTGCTAGCAACAGCTTTTAGCTGGTAACTGCCGCTCAGGTGTGTTGAACGCAACAGATTTTGCACGTGTCTACCTGTCTGAAACCGAATTACGACGTTACTACTGTGTCTCTTCTGTCCAGGTGTAAAGCCATAGGAACCGACGACTATGGGGGTTTATCTGTCACAACCTAATGTAACCAAGTCCTCATCTGATGGCGGCAACAGCAGCATGAGCTACGGCTTCTCTGCTATGCAGGGTTGGCGTGTCTCCATGGAGGTGAGGCAGAAACTGATTGAAAGGGTGAAAGGCATGCATGTTGCCGCTCTCTTCCTGCACAGCGAATAGAGAGTGTATTGTCTCTGTAtgtgggttgttttttgttgtaaagAGCGATGTCTTTGTAGGGTACAGACAAGGTTCATCACATTGTCGATCTTGCCTCTCCGTAGTCATCAGCTACAGTGAAGGGTGGAATCTGGCATTCGTTTGTCGGGTGTTAATGCTTAGAGTCGGTCTCCCACTGATTCAAGACCATCCACTTGGGCTCTGCAGCTTCTACTGAATGTGATTGCATGTGAAGGCTTCAGTTCACTGACATTTCTTAGTTTCTTCAAGTCACTTATGATGACACGAGAAACATTGCCTGATTGTGGGTCAGGAAACTATTAATAAATTAAGAGGATGGATTCTTGCATGTAAATATTTCAGGTtaaagacacagacaaacatgggCTGTGACACAAttctcattaaaacacaaaatcgcTTCCACAAAATGAAAGCTGTCAGGACAGTGTGTGAAGAcggtgtgttctttggtttaatgtcttttattttttactgtgtcTCAACTGTCCTAAATCTGCAGGTTGTATTTTGCTGCAGAAGAGAAATTTTGATTGCTCTGATTTCAAACTGTCATGCTGTTTATACAACaatgtgcattttgtgtttgttctgtgaCAGGATGCTCACAATTGTATTTTAGAGTTTGATCATGAGACAGCCATGTTTGCTGTATATGATGGACATGGAGGTAAGACATATTTTTCTTGTTGCTGCGTAGATTGTGCCATTCATGGTATTCAAATGCCAACTTCATAGATATATTTTGTGATTTTCCGGAGAATGTCTTTATCTTTATAATGGCATTGTACACATACCGATACAGAAAACTGTGTCTGCTGTTCCCATTTAGGTGAAGAGGTTGCTCTATATTGTTCAAAGTATCTTCCTGACATTATCAAGGAGCAGAAAACTTACAAAGATGGAAAACTGCAAAAGGTGAGAAACCATGAAAGTCCTATTCTGTAGTATAGTATGTAGTATGAGCAGAGATCTCTGAGATAAGAGTGTACAGTACTACTAAACAAGTTTGATTGGTTACTGAAATATGCCAGAGCCTCAGGCCAGGCTTGTCGTGGAgaatttaaattattctttgctttttaaaaaaggtttcaTTTCAATCCAAACACATAgaaatcttgaaaaaaaaacccaaccacaCCTGAAAACACTGTAGTATGCATACCAGTTTTAAAGTCAGTGCCACAGAAGGAGATCACAGTTGTGATGCAGCAAATCTACATATTAggtgtgtaaataatttttacagTGCAGCACCCGTACAAACCTGGACAGTCAGCTTAGACTGGACCCAAACaagttttaaacatttttctcatCATAGTAAATTATGTAGAGTATCTAACTTTTGTCTGGGGGATCTTGTGTTTAGAGGTTCAGATTGGAAGGCAATTATACTTTCACACTCTTTCTCGAACAACAGTCTCTCACAACAATGGACACTCCCGTATGCAAAGTCTTTGAGTCTCAGTTAAATAATGTCTTCAGAACAATATCATTAGTTACAGAGGGGTGGTAAACTATAATATTTGGCATGAAAATATCCATGCATTGATTTGATTGTGTAAAAAATCATTATTTGGTGTCCAATAAATAGGTAGACTGTTTAATATTTGTCACATAGTTTAGATATTACCTTGATTTTAGTTGTGCTTCAGGTTGCACATTTGATTAatggtacatttttattttcttattcacCAAATCACAGTTTCATCTGTCTGGTTCACAGGAGGAGTGTTTCCTTTCTCATAACCAAAATGGGTCAAAGAATGTCACCTTGTGCTTTGAGTTGGTGCAGTAGAGTCAGTGCCTTTGGGCAATGCTGGCGTCCCTCCCCTTGGTGGAAGAGGAGCTATTGGCACCCCAACCATGGGTACCATTGTTGCTTGGGTTGTGGCACGTGATGTACCAgtacatttagaaaaatacacgtGTTTTGGCCTTAATTTGCATTTGGGAGTTGATGTTTATCCATGTTTGGGAGAATTGCTGCTCCTccagataaattaaaaaaattttaaatttcatatactgtaataatccccgaagggaaattaagaatgcactcTCTAGTAagttagtcaatcaatcacacgcattcatgctagtgtgtacaggcccctgtaatccacacaaccacacacaagggggcctttaagcatgcaatgggaggtggAGTAGCAGGCAGCCCTTTTGTggagtgcccaaatgagcagcttgtgaggggggacggcgccttgctcaagggcgcctcgctcaagggcgcctcggcagtgctacgtagttgagctgacacctcccactgttagcacACTCGGGGTGTTTTTGGGTGGAAGCGGGAAGCGAACCGCCGATTTTGTAAAactggacgacccactctaccacccGGTCTAtcactgagccaccgccgcccctAATGGTGGTGTAAACAATGCAGTGACGCATGCATGTTGTTTCCAGGCTCTCGAGGATGCATTCTTGGCTATTGACAGCAGAATGACCACAGAGGAAGTCATCAAAGAGTTAATCCAGATTGCTGGACGGCCCACTGAGGAGCCACCATCTGAAAAAGTGGCAGAGGAGGATGATTGTGAGTTCACCCTAGAAATGAGatgtctgtcagtgtttggtGTTGACATAAgtttgaaagaaaatacaacaaaatcaatttaattcaatactctgtttaatgaaataaacaagGAGAAAGATGATTGTGACCATAACAGTTATAGAATCACGAAAACCTATGTAATGATAACAGTGCTTTTATGTAGTTTATGCGGGTGTTTTGTTGGTGTTATTAAATCTGaatgatttcatgtttttgtcctCAGTGGAAACAGAGGAGGCGGCTCTGCTCCATGAGGAAGCCACAATGACCATTGAGGAGCTGCTGGTACGCTATGGCCAGAACCGCAACGCTGTTAAGCATGCAGCGGCCATCAGGTAGGATGTATTTTTAGCTACAAAGACTCAGATGAATTCTGACTTAATTTTTCAGGAAGTGTTTTTTAAGGAAA
Protein-coding regions in this window:
- the mis12 gene encoding protein MIS12 homolog, which gives rise to MAVSGGVRAETDRCPPSTLKLYETQFFGFTPQTCLLRVYSAFQDCLQDMLPVVEKVCVRQLSRGGAGGADEPLRAEARGCSRKLQRLLEGRFKQLSSRMEALLVNRCFSVPPNVLLPEDRTHRNSPRDPQDMQEVLRLESSLADLQTAYEAEVYARQALLAELEEQREVQEQMDGILTWVKEVQGAWAKEGNESFHESFQLVMESVKKLQEAIQEICIKAH